One genomic window of Streptomonospora nanhaiensis includes the following:
- a CDS encoding UDP-N-acetylglucosamine--LPS N-acetylglucosamine transferase, which translates to MPTAPVLLVASSGGHLAQLWALRPWWREHRRIWVTFPTPDALHLLAGEDVRHAHHPTTRNLANLVRNTLLAVRTLARTRPAAVVTTGAGVALPFFVLAWLLRIPTVYVEVYDRIDTPTLTTRLCRPFTRLHLTQWEEQRAFLPTAITVGPLL; encoded by the coding sequence ATGCCTACCGCTCCAGTCCTCCTCGTCGCGTCGAGCGGGGGCCACCTCGCCCAACTGTGGGCTTTGCGCCCGTGGTGGCGGGAGCACCGCCGCATCTGGGTCACCTTCCCCACGCCCGACGCCCTGCACCTGCTCGCCGGCGAGGACGTCCGCCACGCCCACCACCCCACCACGCGCAACCTCGCCAACCTGGTGCGCAACACCCTGCTGGCGGTGCGCACCCTGGCCCGCACCCGCCCGGCGGCGGTGGTCACCACCGGCGCGGGCGTGGCCCTGCCGTTCTTCGTGCTGGCCTGGCTGCTGCGGATCCCCACCGTCTACGTCGAGGTCTACGACCGCATCGACACCCCGACCCTGACCACCCGGCTCTGCCGCCCCTTCACCCGGCTGCACCTCACCCAGTGGGAGGAGCAGCGGGCCTTCCTGCCGACCGCCATCACCGTGGGACCGCTGCTGTGA
- a CDS encoding glycosyltransferase — MTDRRADSGAAADPADPRPLVLVAVGTDHHPFTRLIDWADTYAAERPEVRVLVQHGATPAPGTAEGVGLIDRDRLGAAMRAAAAVVTHGGPATISEARAAGRLPIAVARDPELGEHVDDHQLRFVARLDSARMVRSCSSYQQFAATVDKALAQPADFRVAEEPGEGPEAVALRAGRLIDLLIRDTRADRPLPAAPPPGAPDTPEWPDVTVVVPTRDRPDLLRRTLRHIAGQDYPGTVRTLVVYDQEEPDPALARTGGSRPVGVLRNTGRPGLAGARNTGVLAAGTELVAFCDDDDTWLPGKLRAQVEVMRAEPETELVCCGIRVVYGHAEAERVLDRTCVEFGDLLRSRLTELHPSTFLLRRSALVEGAGGVNEEIPGSYAEDYELLLRLARRGPIRNVPAAHVRVLWHARSHFGGRWQTISTALRWLLAAYPEFRLVPRGFARVAGQIAFAEAAAGRRAAALEWAVAALRAHPGEARAYLAAAVTCGLPPGVVLRALHRRGRGL; from the coding sequence GTGACCGACCGCCGCGCCGACTCCGGCGCCGCCGCCGACCCCGCCGACCCGCGCCCGCTGGTGCTGGTGGCGGTGGGCACCGACCACCACCCGTTCACCCGGCTGATCGACTGGGCCGACACCTACGCCGCCGAACGCCCCGAGGTCCGTGTGCTGGTGCAGCACGGCGCCACGCCCGCGCCCGGCACCGCCGAGGGCGTCGGCCTCATCGACCGCGACCGGCTCGGCGCGGCCATGCGCGCGGCCGCCGCCGTCGTCACCCACGGCGGCCCGGCCACCATCAGCGAGGCCCGCGCGGCCGGCCGCCTGCCGATCGCCGTGGCGCGCGACCCCGAACTCGGCGAGCACGTCGACGACCACCAGCTCCGGTTCGTCGCCCGGCTCGACTCCGCCCGGATGGTGCGCTCCTGCTCCAGCTACCAGCAGTTCGCGGCCACCGTCGACAAGGCGCTGGCCCAGCCCGCCGACTTCCGGGTCGCCGAGGAGCCCGGCGAGGGCCCCGAGGCCGTGGCCCTGCGCGCCGGCCGGCTGATCGACCTGCTCATCCGCGACACCCGCGCCGACCGCCCGCTCCCCGCCGCGCCGCCGCCGGGGGCGCCGGACACGCCCGAGTGGCCCGACGTCACCGTGGTCGTGCCCACCCGCGACCGCCCCGACCTGCTGCGCCGCACGCTGCGCCACATCGCCGGGCAGGACTACCCGGGCACCGTGCGCACCCTGGTCGTCTACGACCAGGAGGAGCCCGACCCCGCTCTGGCCCGCACCGGCGGGTCCCGCCCGGTGGGCGTCCTGCGCAACACCGGGCGCCCCGGCCTGGCCGGGGCGCGCAACACCGGCGTCCTGGCCGCCGGCACCGAACTCGTGGCCTTCTGCGACGACGACGACACCTGGCTGCCGGGCAAGCTGCGCGCCCAGGTCGAGGTCATGCGCGCCGAGCCCGAGACCGAACTCGTGTGCTGCGGCATCCGGGTGGTCTACGGGCACGCCGAGGCCGAGCGGGTGCTCGACCGCACCTGTGTGGAGTTCGGCGACCTGCTGCGGTCGCGGCTGACCGAACTCCACCCCTCCACGTTCCTGCTGCGCCGCTCCGCGCTGGTCGAGGGCGCCGGCGGGGTCAACGAGGAGATCCCCGGCAGCTACGCCGAGGACTACGAACTCCTGCTGCGCCTGGCCCGGCGCGGCCCCATCCGCAACGTCCCCGCCGCGCACGTGCGCGTGCTGTGGCACGCCCGGTCCCACTTCGGCGGCCGGTGGCAGACGATCTCGACGGCGCTGCGCTGGCTGCTGGCGGCCTACCCGGAGTTCCGGCTGGTGCCGCGCGGGTTCGCCCGGGTGGCCGGGCAGATCGCGTTCGCCGAGGCCGCCGCCGGCCGGCGCGCCGCCGCCCTGGAGTGGGCGGTGGCGGCGCTGCGCGCGCACCCGGGCGAGGCCCGCGCCTACCTGGCGGCCGCGGTGACCTGCGGGCTGCCGCCGGGCGTGGTGCTGCGCGCCCTGCACCGCCGCGGCCGGGGCCTGTAG
- a CDS encoding TetR/AcrR family transcriptional regulator, which translates to MEREPATRRRGSVLEDAIFAAVAAELAEVGYTRLTVTAVADRAGTSKPVLYRRWPSRAHLVYAAVSHGHRRPGPVPDTGSLRGDLLEWLADRAALARRWSADTLWGLLAESAADPALLAEIRGDLARPDDRRQIAEIVARAAARGEAAAADPAEPLLDLPAQLLRERFLLDRPLDPAALERIVDHVLLPLLSGR; encoded by the coding sequence ATGGAGAGGGAACCCGCCACCCGGCGGCGCGGCTCGGTGCTGGAGGACGCGATCTTCGCCGCCGTCGCGGCCGAACTCGCCGAGGTCGGCTACACCCGCCTCACGGTCACCGCGGTCGCCGACCGCGCCGGCACCAGCAAGCCGGTGCTGTACCGCCGCTGGCCCAGCCGCGCCCACCTGGTCTACGCCGCCGTGTCCCACGGCCACCGCCGCCCCGGCCCCGTGCCCGACACCGGATCGCTGCGCGGCGACCTCCTGGAGTGGCTGGCCGACCGCGCCGCCCTGGCGCGGCGCTGGTCCGCCGACACCCTGTGGGGCCTGCTCGCCGAGAGCGCCGCCGACCCCGCGCTCCTCGCCGAGATCCGCGGCGACCTCGCCCGGCCCGACGACCGCCGCCAGATCGCCGAGATCGTCGCGCGCGCGGCCGCGCGCGGCGAGGCCGCGGCGGCCGACCCCGCCGAACCCCTCCTGGACCTCCCCGCCCAGCTGCTGCGCGAACGCTTCCTGCTGGACCGTCCGCTCGACCCCGCCGCGCTGGAGCGGATCGTCGACCACGTCCTGCTCCCGCTGCTGAGCGGTCGCTGA